Sequence from the Phragmites australis chromosome 6, lpPhrAust1.1, whole genome shotgun sequence genome:
tatatatatttttgcccgggggggggggggttgatcTCCAAATATATGCTatgaatagcacttgtattGAATAATAGCCCCATgagggcaatatatagagtacattgAGTGCAATACTAGGAATAGGGAAAGGACTCTAATATGAATAGGAAAAGGACTCCTTAACAATATAAACTATAACTCAACAGTTTAACCTACCTCTGCACCAATCTCAACGTTCCGTGGTCTCGGTTCAACAGTACTAGTGACTGACACATCATTAACTGAACACAGAAAAGCATCTGCCTGCAGTGATAATTCAGTATGTGAAGAAGTTTAATTCATTTTCAAGCAAATAAAGTGTTAAACAGAACTTACCTGGCAAAGAATTTCTCCACCAAAGTTTGCTAGATCTACCTGTAACAAACACGAGCAGCTACAGTAAGACTAGGGTGGCAATTTTGGTACTGACATTAATGCACGATTATAATACTGATGCCCCTAGAACTAAGCACATTCAGGATCTGCAACATGGTTGAGAGGTAACCTGTAAGAGGCAGCTAAATAGCTAATGACAAGGTATTAACATTTTGTCAATCAATGCAACCATACAGTTAAGGTGGCAAAGACTGGAAAATAATTTAGCGACAGAGATTGTTTAAGTGGATGGTCTAAATTGAACAAGAGAACTAACAAATCTGCATCTGACAGTTAAAAGTTCAAATTTTCAAAGCTGCAGAGAAATCATGGAAATTTCAACAACTAGCACATGCAATCTTGTACTCGTTAATGTAAGAAGACAGTAACGATGTATTCCACATTAGCAAACTATTGCTTTGCTCGGCAGGGAGCTAGATCATGGGTAACAGCTTAGAGCCACATTACAAGAGAGAAAAAGTGGTACTAAGATTTGAAACATATAATGACTTTACTACAAGAGAAAATACTAACCGGCAGTATCCTCCCAGGAAATGGCGCAGCAACTCCGACATATCCATCATCGGAACCAGGATTGAAGAAAACGGTGCTGCTTATGCTTTTCCCAAAAATCCACTGCCACACACCTCCATCATTTTCAGGCAAGTAATTATTGTCCATCTGCACGTTCCCAGACATGTAGCACATTGTACCTAAAGAAAACAGCAACGATGAGAAAATCGCATTCTAACAATCTCTAGAGCTACCACGCTACATTTTTCACAGCAGGAAATACACAATAGAGCACTCTCAATCTCAGTAAGTACCAACCACAAGGTTAATCCATTATGAGTTACAGGCTGTGGCCAGGTTATGGTCGAAAAGAAGAACTAAACAAAACTGCAATGAGATGACTCACAAATAGGCACTAGAGTAGTAGAGTTGCATGGTTTTGTTTGAAGAAATGCTGAAAACTTACAACTTCTGCCACATGATTACCAGTTTACCACCTTACTTACTAATTTAACGAACCTGAACGACACACACAACGAATACTTGTTCAGCAGGCAGGCTGTAGAGAAGAAATGATTCAATTCAGCTACCTGGTTTTGCAGTCAACTTCTCCTGAGACTTCAACATCACCTAAAAAACATTTTCCCCCGACAATTCGAAATGATACGATTCAATTCAACTGAAGAAAGGAACTAAGAGTAAGCGAACATATTTAAGCACCAGAAACTACCTGCAGGACCTGCACATCTCCGCCGGATATCTGAAACGCCGTCACAGATCCTTGCTGGCTCTGCAAACAACCCACGCAGTTCAAACAGGATCAGATCCGGACGATGAGAAGCAGAACCCAGGCGCGCCGGATCGGGTCTATCCAGACCCACGAGCTCGAATCCAACCCTAACATCTACGCGGAGACGAGACATCCGCGCGAAGAAAAAAGATCAGATCGTGCAGGGGAGGAGCACGAACCTGGTAGACGTAGGGCTGGAAAGGCGTGGAGAAGAAGGGCGCGGCCATTGGGGGGGAACCTTCTGGGAGCTTCTAGTAGCGGTCACTGGGCGCCGTCTCGGAGCGTCGTCGTCGGGTTCGGGAGAGTTGCCATTCGGCGGAGACGGCGAGATGTTCTTTTGGGTTCTCCGACTTCCGAGCTTAATTACGtggagaattttttttggttgtCCTCACGGGGTTATCTCGGCCGTTGGTTGTGCGATAGACGGCACGCTGATGCGTCCGGGATGCTTGCGTGGCCCGTCCGCACAGGCCTCCTGTGTACTTGGCGGCATGCTGTTGGTTTGAGTGGCTTGCCACGACGTGTCCATGGTGCGTAGTGTTGCATTGTCAGCTCGATTTTACTGATTACTTCTTCCTTTTTTCtgaatatttatttattgttctgaatatttatttatctcGATGTCCGTctcaataagaagaagaaaatgaaagtACAATACCCTTTTCATACCCCCATGGTATTTTTCTAAAGAGATTGACAAGGTCACTAAAGGCCCATCATTATAGATGGGTACGTCGCTtattgctaaataaggagcaaaTCTGGGATTTTGTAAcattctaatttttattttttttaatttataaaatttgctagaatttattttgagcttaaacaattttaaaaggttaaatgctattttataaAAAGGAGATCTAATTTGATATAgtaaatatttgtatattttgcattcatattGTTTTTAGGCATATAGGCTCTTCT
This genomic interval carries:
- the LOC133922768 gene encoding uncharacterized protein LOC133922768 isoform X1, which translates into the protein MAAPFFSTPFQPYVYQSQQGSVTAFQISGGDVQVLQVMLKSQEKLTAKPGTMCYMSGNVQMDNNYLPENDGGVWQWIFGKSISSTVFFNPGSDDGYVGVAAPFPGRILPVDLANFGGEILCQADAFLCSVNDVSVTSTVEPRPRNVEIGAEMILKQKLRGQGMAFLVGGGSVMQKILAPREVITVDAACVVAMSTTINFQLKSPNQLRRAVFGGDNQLTASLTGPGVVFIQSLPFHRLSQRIASSRSVAGPTLRDNPKFFIQIVMFFFLAYVMIVSSIILTDV
- the LOC133922768 gene encoding uncharacterized protein LOC133922768 isoform X2, producing MAAPFFSTPFQPYVYQSQQGSVTAFQISGGDVQVLQVMLKSQEKLTAKPGTMCYMSGNVQMDNNYLPENDGGVWQWIFGKSISSTVFFNPGSDDGYVGVAAPFPGRILPVDLANFGGEILCQADAFLCSVNDVSVTSTVEPRPRNVEIGAEMILKQKLRGQGMAFLVGGGSVMQKILAPREVITVDAACVVAMSTTINFQLKSPNQLRRAVFGGDNQLTASLTGPGVVFIQSLPFHRLSQRIASRSVAGPTLRDNPKFFIQIVMFFFLAYVMIVSSIILTDV